A window from Citrus sinensis cultivar Valencia sweet orange chromosome 5, DVS_A1.0, whole genome shotgun sequence encodes these proteins:
- the LOC127902238 gene encoding disease resistance protein RGA2-like produces MSIHGLNRSRTLLIDDESPSNSSLDSSILPELFSKLACLRALVIRQSFLLFRPDPNLIREIPEDVGKLMLLKYLNLSELHIERLPETLCELYNLQKLDIRGCRNLRELPAGIGKLKNMRSLLNGLTCSLKYMPIGISKLTNLRTLDKFAVGGGVDGGSTWRLECLKNLQLLRECGIEGLSNLSHVDEAERLELKNMENLLRLYLLFEVVDWEDKEEDEDEGGEDEGEDGGYEEEEGGEVVNGEDEERRRKNEKDEQLLEAFQPPLNVEELWILLYGGNIFPKWLTSLTNIRNLFLHMCLNCEHLPPLGKLPLEKLALQNLNSVKRVGNEVLGIEESSDDDPSSSSSSSSVIAFPKLKSLKIWDMEELEEWDYKVTRKENISIMPRLSSLEIDCCPKLKVLPDDLLQTSTLQELSIGGCPILEDWHKISHIPHIEF; encoded by the coding sequence ATGTCCATTCATGGACTTAATAGATCGCGTACCCTCCTAATTGATGATGAAAGTCCTTCCAATTCGTCTCTTGATAGTAGCATCCTTCCTGAGTTATTTAGTAAATTGGCATGTTTAAGAGCATTAGTTATAAGGCAATCGTTCTTGCTTTTTCGTCCTGACCCAAATTTGATTAGAGAAATTCCAGAAGATGTTGGAAAattgatgcttttaaaatatcttaatttgTCTGAATTACACATAGAGAGACTGCCTGAGACTTTGtgtgaattatataatttacaaaagCTGGATATTAGGGGGTGCCGAAATCTAAGAGAATTGCCTGCAGGGATTGGGAAGTTAAAGAACATGAGGAGTTTGCTAAATGGTCTTACTTGTTCGTTGAAGTACATGCCAATAGGGATTTCCAAATTAACCAATCTTCGAACATTAGACAAGTTTGCTGTGGGTGGAGGCGTTGATGGTGGCAGTACGTGGAGGCTTGAATGTCTAAAAAATCTTCAACTCCTTCGAGAATGTGGAATAGAAGGGCTGAGTAATTTGTCACATGTAGATGAGGCTGAGAGATTAGAACTCAAAAATATGGAAAACCTCCTTCGTTTGTATCTTTTGTTTGAAGTTGTAGATTGGGAAGATAAAGAAgaggatgaagatgaaggTGGGGAAGATGAAGGTGAGGATGGGGGATatgaagaggaagaaggagGTGAAGTTGTAAATGGGGAAGATGAAGAAAGGAGGAGGAAGAATGAGAAAGATGAACAACTTCTTGAAGCCTTCCAGCCGCCTTTGAATGTAGAGGAATTATGGATTTTATTATATGGAGGCAACATTTTTCCCAAATGGTTGACTTCACTAACCAATATAAggaatttatttcttcacaTGTGTCTTAACTGTGAGCATTTGCCTCCTCTGGGAAAATTGCCTCTGGAAAAACTCGCCCTGCAAAATTTGAATAGTGTAAAAAGAGTGGGTAATGAGGTTTTGGGAATAGAGGAAAGTAGTGATGATGACCcgtcttcatcttcatcatcatcatcagttaTTGCCTTCCCCAAATTGAAATCACTCAAAATTTGGGACATGGAAGAATTGGAAGAGTGGGATTACAAGGTTACGAGGAAGGAAAACATCTCCATCATGCCACGTCTTTCTTCCTTGGAAATTGATTGTTGCCCCAAATTAAAGGTGTTGCCAGATGACCTTCTTCAAACGTCGACACTGCAGGAATTGAGTATTGGGGGATGTCCTATTCTAGAAGACTGGCATAAGATATCTCACATTCCCCACATCGAGTTTTAA